The following is a genomic window from Adhaeribacter radiodurans.
ATAGAACTCGCCGGATAACTTTGGGATTTTGCTGCTCCGGGATAAACACCGGGTAAGGAAATTTTAAAATTTTTTGATTTTCTAAAATCCAAAGCGCATATTCTAAACTAAGGGCAGCCGAAGCTCCCAATGTGTGCCCAATTAATAACTTATTCGAAGTGAGCACAGGTATGTTCTCCCCAAAAACTGCTTTAATCGCGGTTATTTCGGCGGCATCCCCAGCTGCGGTACCGGGGGCGTGTAGTACAATAGCATCAATCGTTTGATCATAAGCAGGTAATTGTTGCAATGCTCCCCCCATCGCTTTTTGAAAGTTTAAGCCTTCCCGTGAAATGCCGGTTTTACTCGTGATTTTCTCAAACCCAAACCCAATAGCTTCCAGCAGAATAGAATCGATTGTTAATTGATTCTCCGAATTGCGCTCCAAAGCAAACAAAGCGGCGCCTTCGCCTAGTACAAACGTATTTTGCTTTTCTGCATTTAAAGGGCGGCACCAGTAGTTATGGACTGGTTCTTTAGCGTAAATACCAATGGCTTGCATCTGGGCCACGGTAAAAGGCGTAAGCGGCGCTTCGGCGGCACCGGCCAAAAAACGCGTGGCCATGCCGGATTGTAACCAGGCAAACCCATTGGCTATGGCCTGCAAAGCTGTACTACAGGTAACCGAGTGGCTGATAACGGGGCCTTCCGTTTGCAAATCGTTGGCAACCCAACTCGAAATATTGCCTAAAGTTGTGGTAGGAGACGTTTGAGAAGATAATTGCGCCGGGTTGTTCCGGAAATCTTCCAGGTATTGCTCCATTAAACCGGTAGCGCCACGCGAAGATCCAATGTTCACGGCTATCTCGTTTTCGGCGTGCCAACCAGCTTGGGTAATAGCCTGCCTGGCTGCGTGCATTGCCAGCAAAACCGTCCGGTCCAGATTTTTGTACATTTTATTTTCCTGTCGGAGAGCGGTCACATGGTCTTCCGTTTCGGGGGATAATGCCGCCGCCGGAGCCGGATAATTTTTAAAAATTTTTAAATATATCCGGGAAGCAGCGTCCAAGTACGCTTTATTTACTTCCTGCGGGGTAGCACCCAAAGGCGAAATAGAGCCTAAGCCTTTTAAAGTGATGTAGCTTTTTTGTGTCAAATCAGTTTTCTGCCATTAAAGTAAGCATGCCCGAAACTACCTGGTAAATTTGCGCTAGTTGCGCATTGGTAGTACAGTAAGGCGGCATCACGTAGATAATATTACCCAGCGGACGTAAGATAACCTGGTTGTCCAGGGCAAATTGATACAATTTTTGGCGGATGTTGTTAAAGTACGAAGTTTCCCCGGCGTTAAATTCAAGAGCTAATACAGTCCCTAATTGCCGGCATTCTTTTAGGATTGGGTGATGGGCAATTTGAGCCCGAAATTGTTCGTGTTGCTGGCAAATTCTTTTAATATTATTCTGGCAAGAATCTTCCACAAATAAATCCAGGCTGGCCAGGGCAGTGGCACAAGCAATGGGATTGGCCGTAAAAGAATGACCGTGAAAAAATGTTTTGCCTGGATTATCGCTTAAAAAAGCTTCGTAAATAGCCGCAGTGCAACTGGTTACACCCAGAGCCATCACCCCCCCGGTTAAACCTTTGGAAAAGCACATGATATCCGGCTTATTTTTTAAATAATCAGTGGCAAAGTTTCTTCCGGTTCTTCCAAAACCAGTCATAACTTCATCGGCAATGGTAATTACGTTATGCTTTTGGCAAATTTCCAGCAGTTCATCCAAAATAGCCGGTTGGTACATGACCATGCCGGCGGTACCGAGCAATAACGGCTCGAAGATAAAGGCCGCTACAGCGTTATTTTTTAAAATTTCTTCAATCTGCGATAATACCAGTTGTTCTTTGCCCACTACAGGCACATCCAGAAAATCAACTTCGAATAAATACTGCACAAAGGGCTGGGTAAACGCACTGCGGCTACTTACCGACATTGCCCCAAAAGTATCGCCGTGGTACGAATCCCGGAAAGCAATAATTCTGCGTTTGGGCGTGCCCGCATTCTCCCAGTATTGAATTGCCATTTTTAAAGCTACTTCTACGGCCGTAGAACCGTTATCGGAATAAAAAATCCGCCTTTGGTTTTGGGGCAGAATGGTCAGTAATTTTTCGGCTAATTCAACGGCGGGTTGGTGCGTAAATCCGGCAAATATAACGTGGTCCAGGGTTTTAACCTGCTGCGCTATTTTTTCGGCGATGTAAGGGTGGGAGTGGCCGTGAATATTCACCCACCACGACGATACGGCATCCAGGTAAACGTCGCCGGACTCAGCGTATAATAAACTGCCTTCGCCGCGCACAATGCCAATGGGCAAAGCGGCGGTTTGCATTTGGGTATAGGGGTGCCAGATAATTTCGCGGTCGCGGGTTGCTAAATTCTTCATAAATTTGGTCGCCATTGGGCAGCATAATGCTGTACCATGGCAAGGTTTATTTCGGTTTCCGGCAGCAATGCGCCTAACTTGGGTACTCTGGTGTACTGCGTAATATAATCTTCGGAAGAAGGTGTAGGAGGACCGTTAAAGATGATGCCCTTAATAGGAATCTGACGCTGCTGCAAGCAAAGAATAGAAAGTAAAGTATGGTTAATGCTGCCCAGGTAATTTTGTGAAACCAGAATTACTTCGGCCTGCAGTTGGGCAATTAAATCAATAATTAAAAATTCAGCGGTTAAAGGCACCAGCAATCCGCCGGCTCCTTCAATTACTAAATGGTTTGTAGCTTCCGGTAAAATAAATTTATCAGGGTTTATTTCGATGTTCTCGGCGGCGGCGGCCAGGTGCGGCGAAGCCGGCATGTGAAACCGGTATGCTTCCGGATAGAAACAGGATTGTGCATTAGAAACCAGTTCTTTTACCCGGTCAGTGTCCGTAAATTCTAAATTTCCGGCTTGTACAGGTTTCCAATAATCGGCTTGTAAGGCTTCGGTTAAAATGGCGGCTACCAAGGTTTTACCTACATCGGTGCCAATACCGGTTACAAATATTTTTTTCAAAAATTTAAAAATTCAGTGTGTTGTAATAACAAATCTACTTCTTCCTGGGAGTTATAAGCGTGAACTATGATACGCAATCGTTCTTTACCGGCGGGTACCGTCGGACTGAAAACCGGTCGTACATCCACATTTGCCTCTTGTAATTGCGCACTTACTTTTTGGAGTTGCGCTACATCATTACTGAAAATACAATTAATTGGACCCGGATTTTTTAAAAAAAGTCCCATAGCCGCTTCTAATTTCTGGTTCAGGTACCCGGAAAGTTGCATCACATGTTGCCGCTCAGCCTGGAGCGAGGGTAAAAAGCTGTAAGCCGTTTTAATAGCTAATATATTATGCAGCGGTAAGGCCGTACTGTAAATAAAAGGGCGGCTAAAGTTAATGAGGTACTCGCGTAAGTTAGTAGAACCCACAACTGCGGCGCCATGGCTGCCAATGGCTTTGCCAAAGGTCATGATGCGGGCAAATACTTTGTTTACTAGATTTTGTTCTACCACCAAGCCTTCCCCATTTGGCCCGAATAAACCGTTGGAATGCGCTTCGTCTACGATTAGGTAGGCGCCTTGTTCTTCGCAAAAAGCAGCGAGTTCAGGTAAGGGAGCCTGGTCGCCGTCCATGGAATAAATAGATTCTACGGCAACGTAGACATTTCCCGCGGCGTGCTTCCATTTGCGGCTTAAATCTTCCAGGGAATTGTGCTTAAAAGAATACGCCTTCGCTAAATTCAACCGGATACCTTCTTTAATGGATGCATGGCTGACTTCGTCGTAAAATATGGTATCGCCCCGTTGCGGCACCGCCGAAAAAATGCCCAGATTAGCTACATACCCCGAATTAAATAACAGTGCCGCTTCGGCCTGGTGAAAAGTAGCCAGTTGCGCTTCGAGCAGTTCGTATACGGGATGGTTGCCAGATAAAAGCCGGGAACCGGTAGCGCCCATTAAGTAATCCGAAAATTGTTCAACTTCCCGGGCCACTAATTTTTTTAAAGCTGTAGACCGGGCTAAGCCTAAATAATCATTCGAGCAAAAATCAATCTTCACCTGGCTGGTTTTAAGACGACGGTAAGTGCCTTGAAACTGCCGGTTATTTAATTTTTGCTGTAAGTTATGCGGGAATTGCATGGCTTAATTAGCCGGTTCCAACGCATTTTTAAAAGCCTTACGCGGCTCTAAACCGAGTAGCTCAAACATGGCCAGGTCTTCGTTAAAGTCTGGGTTAGGCGTAGTAAGTAGTTTTTCGCCGGAGAAAATTGAATTAACTCCCGCCAAAAAGCACAGGGCTTGTTCGGTAACGCTCATGGTATTGCGGCCCGCTGATAAGCGCACCATGGCTTTGGGCATGGTTATGCGAGCCGTAGCTATCATCCGGATCATATCCCAGACAGATACCCGGGGTTGATTCTCTAGTGGTGTACCAGCAACCGGAACTAAAGCATTTACCGGCACTGATTCAGGATGCTCGGGCATGGTAGCCAATACGTGCAGCATTTCAATGCGGTCTTCGGTAGTTTCGCCTAGGCCAATTATGCCACCGCTACACACCGAAATACCGGCTTTGCGCACGTGATCAATGGTATTTAAGCGGTCTTCGTATTTACGGGTAGTAATAATATTACTATAATGGTCGCCGGACGTATCCAGGTTATGGTTGTAGGCGTATAAACCGGCTTGTTTTAAGCGCTCGGCCTGGTACTCATTTACCATGCCTAAGGTGCAGCATACTTCTAAGCCCATGTCGTTTACCTGGGTAACCATGCCTAATACGCGGTCAAAATCGCGGTTATCGCGCACTTCACGCCAGGCAGCTCCCATACAGAAACGGGTAGAACCGGCATTTTTAGCGCGGGTAGCCGCTTCCAGTACTTCTTCGTCTTTTAACAAGCCATGGGCTTTTACGCCGGTTTGGTAGCGGGCCGCCTGCGGACAATACGCGCAATCTTCGGGACAGCCCCCGGTTTTTACCGAAAGTAAGGTACAAACCTGCACTTCACTACCTGTTTGGTGCTGGCGGTGTACATTCGCGGCTTCTACTATAAGTTCGAGTAACGGTTTGTTATAAATTCCCCGAATCTCTTCAATCTCCCAATCGGTGCGGATGCTGTAATTTGTGTTGGACATGGCCTGTAACATTAATATTTCGAAAGTAAAGAAGAATTTACTATTTTAAAAAATTACTATAACAATGGAATTGCCGTTTTTTCTTTAACTATCAGGTTCTGAAAATCTAAAAATATGGTAGTTATCCCCGTGTTTTTAAATTTTTTAATTTTTTATGTGCCCGGCGCAAGTTCTACTCCACTAAGACTTGTCCCAAAAAAGGAGCTTTGTTCGAAAAGTCAGATAAATAAATTCTGAGCTAGAAAGAGGTAGCGGTATAAAATAAAGAGCGGCTGATGAAGATGATCAGCCGCTCTCTGTTTAAAAATTTAAAAATTTTAACACTACAATCGTCTGATATCGGCACCAATGGCGTTTAAACGTTTATCAATGTATTGGTAGCCGCGGTCAATTTGCTCTACGTTCTCAATTACACTTTTACCTTCTGCGGATAAAGCCGCGATGAGTAAAGCGACACCGGCCCGGATATCCGGCGACGTCATGTTAATGCCGCGGAGCGAAACTTTACGGTTGTGGCCGATAACGGTAGCCCGGTGCGGATCGCATAAAATAATCTGGGCGCCCATATCGATTAACTTGTCCACGAAAAATAAGCGGCTCTCGAACATTTTCTGGTGGATGAGTACCGTGCCTTTCGCCTGGGTAGCTGTAACCAAAGCCACACTAATCAAGTCGGGGGTAAAACCGGGCCAGATGGCATCCGCAATGGTTAATATACTGCCGTCGATGTAGGTGTCTATTTCGTAAGAATCCTGCGCCGGAATGTAGATGTCATCGCCCCGGAACTCCATTTGAATTCCTAAACGACGGAAAGTGTCCGGGATAATGCCTAGTTCCTGAATCTGAGCATCTTTTATCGTGATTTCGGAACCCGTCATACCAGCCAAACCAATAAAAGAACCAATCTCGATCATGTCGGGTAACATGCGGTGTTCGGTGCCTCCCAGTTTTTCAACGCCTTCAATCACGAGTAAATTAGAGCCAATGCCGTTAATTTTAGCGCCCATGCGCACCAACATCCGGCATAATTGCTGCAAATAAGGTTCGCAAGCGGCATTGTAAATGGTTGTGGTGCCTTCGGCCAGCACAGCGCCCATTACAATGTTAGCCGTTCCGGTTACCGAAGCCTCATCGAGCAGCATATAAGCGCCCTTTAATTTGTTTGGGGCCGTAATCTGGAAGAAAGAGTCCTGAGAGTCGTAATTAAAGGTAGCGCCTAACTTTTTTAAACCATTAAAATGGGTATCCATGGGACGACGGCCGATTTTATCGCCGCCGGGTTTTGGCAATGCGCATACGCCGAAACGCGCCAGCATGGGACCCATAATCATTACGGAACCCCGCAAAGCGCGGCCTTGGGCCGCATATTGTTCCGTTTTTAAATAATCCAGGTTAATATCATCGGCAGTAAACGTGTAAGTAGAGGCATCTTTCTTTTCTACTTTTACGCCTAAATCAGCTAAAATCTGGATTAATTTATTTACATCCCGAATGTCCGGCACATTAGAAATTGTTACGGTTTCGGAGGTAAGTAATACGGCACATAAAATTTGCAAAGCTTCGTTTTTGGCGCCCTGCGGAATAATTTCTCCTTTTAGTTTATTGCCACCAATTACTTCAAAACAGGCCATTTAAATGAGTTAAGAGTTATGAGTTAAGAGTTATAAGTAAGATACTTCAGGCAAATTATAGCCTAAAACACGAACCTAAACTATATACAAGTTATGCTAGAAATGGGAATATTAGGTCTTCTGCAAAGTTGACCGGGTAAATACTGCTAATAATAAGCGGTGCCATTGTTTGTGTCTTCACAAACAACTTTAAAAGTCCTCTTTTGCGGAAGTTAGATTTAAAATGATCATCAACAACGAACAAGCAACCACAAACAATAAAGCTATTGTTGCTTTTTGCGTTGCTGTTGTTTGTTGTCCTGCATCTTCTTCCGGTTATTATTGTTGTTGTTATTGGAAGAACTATTTTGATGTGCGGCTTTGGCACTTACCTCGAACAAATTGTTAGCTTCTATTCTGGCCAGATCCATGTTTAATTTACCGCCGGAAAGCTCGCGAATGTTGTTTAGGATGATTTCGTCGGTGATGGAATCTTTATTATAGGTACGGTAAAGCGTTTTCATGAGCTTGCCTAACGAAATAATAGCGGCATCCTGCTCGTCTTTGTCTTTTATTTCAATGGCTTTGTTAATTAAGTGCTCCACGTTTTTGCCGTAGTGTTTGTACTTCGGAATATCGCGAGGAATTTCCATGTGCGATGGTTTATCGTTGAGGTATTCCATGGCGCTTAACGGATACGGGCAATCTACATCCAATTTGCCATCTGACATGACAAACAAATGGTTCCACAGCTTTTGCTGCATGTCCTGAATATCCCGGATTGATGGATTAAGTTTCGCCATCAAGTTCACGAGCAATTGCGCGCTGCGGCTGCGTTGCGCCCGATCCTCAATGGATAAGATGTAAGAAACGATATTCTGAACATTTCTGCCGTATTCCCGCAGCAGCAGTTCTTGTTTAAAACTGGAATTAGCAATCATAAGGTAAAGGTAAGAATTTTTTGGATGTTAGATGTTGGATATTAGATATTAGACTTTTTAAATTTTTAACTCCGCACTAGATCTTAGATGCTTTTTTATCTAAATTTTATATCTAAAGTCAAACATCCAATATCCAACATCTATTATTCGTGTATGCGTAATTTGGCGAAGCTGAGGAGTAAGGTTTTTTCGCCGGCTTCTTCAAACTCAATAATGGCTTTGGTGCTGTTGCCTTGGGTATCCATTTTAGATACCACCCCGAAACCAAATTTAGGATGTTCTACGCGCATACCCGCTTGTAAGTTGGCAGTATCGCTGGGTACAAAATCAGCGGGCGGCACGTAGTTCGTGGCTTTCTTTGCCACAGGTGTAGCCGGAATCAGATTGCTTTTGCGTTTTAAAACTTTATCGAAAACTCCCGGACCTTCGCCGTACTGGAAATTTAAAAATCTTGGGTCTATTTCATCAATAAACCGGCTTTTCTCGCAAGCCCGCAAATTGCCCCACTGGTACCGGCTGGTAGCGTAGGAGAGCGTTAATCTTTTTTCGGCGCGGGTAATAGCTACGTAAAATAACCTGCGTTCCTCTTCTAAATCAGCCCGGGTAGTGAGCATCATCTGGCTCGGAAATAAGTTTTCTTCCATCCCCACAATGTGCACGTTTCTAAATTCCAAACCTTTAGCCGAGTGAATAGTCATCATGGTTACGTATTCGCTGCCATCGTCCTGTTGTTTGTCGGCATCGGTAATTAAAGCAATGTCCTGCAAAAAGGCCGACAAGCTTTTGTCTTCTTTTTCCGGGTCATCCACAAATTCTTTAATCCCGTTGAGCAATTCCTGAATGTTTTCGTAGCGGGCCAGACCTTCAATAGATTTATCGGCGTACAGCTCTTCTACGATGCCGGATTGTTTGGCAATGTGCTTGGCTACCTCAAAGGCATCCTGGTGCTCGGCCATAATGGCGAAGCTCTTAATCTTGGTGGCAAAATCTTCGATGGGAGCGGCTACCCGACCGGTTAAAAAGCTCTTCGCGTTGCTAACCACTTCCCAAATGGTATGATTAGTCTCGTTGGCCGAAACAATGATTTTCTCGATGGTAGTATCGCCAATGCCGCGTTTGGGATAGTTAATTACGCGACGCAAGGCTTGCTCATCGTTAGGATTAACCGTAAGGCGGAGGTAGGCAATTAAGTCTTTAATTTCTTTACGCTGGTAGAACGATAATCCCCCGATAATGCGATACTTTATGTTCATTTTGCGCAACGCTTCTTCCATGGCCCGGCTTTGGGCATTGGTGCGGTACAAAATCGCAAAATCTTCGTAAGATAAGTGGTTGTTCATCTTCTCCTCGAAAATGGCATTCGCTACTAATTTGCCTTCTTCGTTGTCGGAGTTGGCTTTTAATACTTCAATCAGCGGACCTTCTTCGTTGTCGGTGAAAACATCTTTACGAAGCTGGGCTTTGTTGTTTTTAATAACTGAATTAGCCGCGTATACAATGTTTTTGGTAGACCGGTAATTTTGCTCCAGTTTAAATACCTCCAGTTCCGGATAATCGCGTTCGTAATTTAAAATATTCTGAATATCGGCTCCCCGGAAGGCGTAAATACTTTGGGCATCGTCGCCTACTACACAAATATTGCGGTTTTTGGCGGCCAGTTTGCGGGTTATCAGGTACTGCGAGTAGTTGGTGTCCTGGTACTCATCTACCATCACGTATTTAAAAATATTCTGGTATTTATTCAGGGCGTCTACATGGTCTTTGAACAACACGTTGGTGTTAAACAACAAATCGTCGAAATCCATGGCACCGGCCTTAAAGCAGCGACTTTGGTAAGCCTGGTAAATTTCACCGATTTTTGGTCGCATGGCGGCTTCGTCGTCGGCCTGAATGGTAGCATCCTGGCGGTATTGCGCTACGGTAATTAGCTTGTTTTTAGCGGCCGAAATCCGTCCCAGTACCATCCCCGGTTTATACAGTTTTTCGTCGAGGTTCATTTCTTTTACGATGTTCCGGATCAGGGTTTTAGAATCGTCGGTATCGTAAATGGTAAAGTTGCTGGGGTAACCAATTTTAGGCGCTTCGGACCGCAGAATTTTCGCAAACACCGAGTGGAACGTGCCCATCCAGATGTTTTTGGCTTCGTTGCCAATAACTTTCTCAATCCGGTGCCGCATTTCTTTGGCGGCTTTGTTGGTAAAAGTTAACGATAAAATATTAAAAGGATCTACGCCTTTACTGATTAAGTGAGCAATCCGGTAGGTTAATACCCGGGTTTTGCCGGAACCAGCGCCGGCTATAATCATTACCGGCCCGTCGGTGTGCAGTACGGCGGCTCTTTGTGATTCGTTTAGTAATTTCAGGTAATCCATTCGCTTCAGGGCTGTCTGGGAAATAGCTTGGCAAGTTAAAAAAAATATGTGGTACTCTCTCTTATTCTAACACGCAAACTACCTGGTTCAGTTTCTTAAAATTTCTATCTAATCACTTCTGAAAATAAAATTTACTAAAAATTTTATATTTACTAAAATTCAGTAAAATCACGAACTATTCGTAGTATTTGGAAGTAAAATTATAAGCAACTATATGGAAAAGCTAACTGCCCCGGAAGAACAAGCCATGCAAGCCGTCTGGAAAACCGGGGAAGCCCATGTGAAATTATTTTTAGAACAGATAAAAGAGCCGCGACCACCTTATACCACCCTTGCCTCCACGATTAAAAACCTCGAGAAAAAAGGTTATTTGAGCAGCCGTTTAGTGGGTAATACTTATTTGTATCAGCCGGCCATTTCGGAGGCCGAATACAAAAAGAAGTTTATGAGCGGCGTTGTGCAGAACTACTTTGCCAATTCTTATAAAGAATTGGTTAACTTTTTCGTGGAGCAAAAAAAATTATCGGCCGATGAGTTGAAGGAAATAATAGACATGATTGAGGGAAAAGATAAAAATTAAAAAACAACCATGCCGTTCTTATTATCTTATTTGCTGATAGTAACTTTTTGCCTCAGGGCAATTTACTTGTTTTACTGCTTTATTTTAAGGCCGCTTACTTTTTTAATTGGAACCGGCGGTATTTATTGGTCGGTACGGGCTTATGTTTTTTATTCTTCCTAATTGCTCTATCTGGTATATGGGAAAGCATTGATTAGCCAGTAGTAAACAAGTATATACCTTCTGTGGTAGCGTTGATTAAGTATGGGATGGTAGATAAAACCAATTATTTTAGGAAATTGGGCTACTTTTTAGCTAAGTCATTGAATTAAATAACAAAAACTTAACAATTTGTTAACAGGTATACAGGATAGTCTATTCTCTTAAACTGACCTTGATTCTCTATTTTTGTAAAATTTTTAAAGTTAGGGCGTTCTCACCACCCTTTATCCGCGCCTACTTTAAAAACAAAAGAGACTAAAAATGAAAAACAACGTTTGGTTGCTCCAACTAAAAAAGAGCAATTGGTGCTACTTTACAGCCTTTTTACTGGTAAATACTTTTATATTCCGGGCTTCGGCTCAACAAGGGGTTCAGGATTCTACTATTTCACAAGGCGAAGGGATATACTCGGTTTTTAAAAAATTCGAAAATTTAAAATTCAGCGGTTACATTCAACCACAGTTCCAAGTGGCGCAAAGTGCGGGTACCCCGAGCTTTGCCGGCGGCGATTTTGCGGCTAATTCTAATAGCCGGTTTATGTTGCGGCGGGGCCGGGTCAGGATGGAATATACCATGCTTCATAAAGATAATTTGCCTTCGGTTTCGTTTGCGTTTCAATTTGATATTAATGAGCGCAGAATACAAATCCGGGATTTTTATGGGAAAATATACGAAAACCGATTTAATAAATTTCATTTAACCACAGGCATGTTCTCCCGGCCTTTCGGGTTCGAGGTAAATTATTCTTCGTCGCAGCGGGAATCTCCGGAACGGGGCCGCATGTCGCAAACTTTATTCCGGAACGAACGGGATTTAGGGTTGATGCTAAGCTTGGAACCCCAGCGCAAAGATGATGCTCTAAAAAATCTCCGGATCGAGGCTGGCTTGTTTAATGGCACCGGGGTAGCAGCCCCTACCGACTACGACAGCCACAAAGATTTTATTGGCCGTGTATCTTTAAAGCCCACCGAGGTAGCAAAAAATTTAACTTTTTCCGGCAGTGTTTCGCACTACAATGGGGGCATGCGCCAGTTCGGGAAACAAGTGTATCGCTTACATAATACCGCAACCGGACCCGTGTTTCAGGTAGATTCTGCGGAAACCAACATTGGTAAAATTGCTACCCGGCGTTATTATGGAGCCGATGTGCAGTTAAAAATTCTAAATAAATGGGGCACCACCGAACTGCGCGGCGAATTTATAACGGGCCGACAACCCGGTCTTGCTTCCACTTCCGAAGTGCCAGCTATCGAACCCATTGCCGAGGAGGTTACTATCATAAATAATCAGCCATTTACCCGTAAAGTAAACCTGCCTATTTACCACCGTAAATTTAACGGCGCTTATTTTTATCTTATACAGGATATTAAAACTAACCGCGACCAAATTGCAATTAAGTACGATTGGTACGATCCAAACCAAGAAGTAAAAAACCGCGAAATAGGCCGCCCGGGTGACAACACCACCGAAGCCGATATTAAGTTCAGCACGCTAAGCGGCGGGTATATTCATAATTTTAATAACAACGTGCGCCTTACTATTTGGTACGATTGGGTGAAAAACCAGGCGACGCAATTACCCAAATACTCCCACGACTATAAAGACAACATTTTAACGATCCGGATGATGTACCGCTTTTAAGCTTTGGTTTAATACAGAAGAATAAAGCCGGTAGGTTCTTAAAACTTACCTAGTTTATTTTATTGATTTTACCGCTGAATAAAAAATACCTTGGAAAACCTGGTTTCTCCTTGCATAATTTTGAGAACATAAAGGCCGGCAGGTAAATTGGCTAAAGGTAGTTGAATAGTATTCTGACCTGAAACCGACGTAACGGGAGCTTTCAGATTTACTAAATTCCCCTGGTTATTATAAAGCTGCAGCGTGTACTCTTGTTCCGGTATAAACGGAATTACAAGGTTTAAATAAGAATTGGCCGGATTTGGATAAATCTGCAAAGCAGCAGCAGGAGTAGTGAGTTCTTCTTGAGTAGTCAGTTCCAGGGTAGAAGTATTCTGGGATACTAATAAATAATCGATATTGGGGCCGCTGGTACCCGTGCTAGTAGCCCGAATTTTATTTAAGCCCCCATTTAAATTAATTTCCAGGTTTTTATTTGACCACGAAGTCCAGGCGCCGGTAGATGTAAAGTTAAGCGCTTCGGCGGCAACCGTGTTGTTCACCTGAACCCTTAAATTACGGGAACCACTCGCTAATGCGTAGCGGAAATTTAATTGATATTTACCCGCTCTTGGTACATTTACGGTCCACTCTACATAATCACCGGCAGCATTTATGTAATCAGCGTAACCCGTGCCAGCGTAACCCGCCTGTATAGAAGCTACCTGCACTCCCTGAAGAAGGGCTTTTTCGGCCTCTAGCTGTACCGGGTCAAATTTTTCCTGATACACAGCCGTATACGTTACATTATTCCGTGGTGTGGCAATGGTTTGATTGGCTGGCTCACTGTGCAGCCATTTAGCAAAGACGTAGGTTTTACCATTTAAGGTTTGCGGTGATACCGGACCAATTGTTCTTTCAATCCCTTCTACGCTGCTCACTGAAAGAGGAGCGGTAACAGGCTGCCCATCTAAAGTTACTTTAAGTCCGGCCGGTTGCGTAGCGAGTGCGATGGTAGATAAGTACGGATGAATATCCCGGTAAACAGTATCGGTTAAACCTTTAGAGTCTTTTACCACGGCATAAATCCGGTACCATACATTAGCGGCTACTTCTCCGCTGGTCGGAATCACAAAAGAGCCATTTCTCACACCATCTGCTATGGGTGGACCATCGTGTACGTGCGTGTCGTGGTGAAAATTTACGAACCAG
Proteins encoded in this region:
- a CDS encoding BlaI/MecI/CopY family transcriptional regulator; the encoded protein is MEKLTAPEEQAMQAVWKTGEAHVKLFLEQIKEPRPPYTTLASTIKNLEKKGYLSSRLVGNTYLYQPAISEAEYKKKFMSGVVQNYFANSYKELVNFFVEQKKLSADELKEIIDMIEGKDKN
- a CDS encoding porin, with translation MKNNVWLLQLKKSNWCYFTAFLLVNTFIFRASAQQGVQDSTISQGEGIYSVFKKFENLKFSGYIQPQFQVAQSAGTPSFAGGDFAANSNSRFMLRRGRVRMEYTMLHKDNLPSVSFAFQFDINERRIQIRDFYGKIYENRFNKFHLTTGMFSRPFGFEVNYSSSQRESPERGRMSQTLFRNERDLGLMLSLEPQRKDDALKNLRIEAGLFNGTGVAAPTDYDSHKDFIGRVSLKPTEVAKNLTFSGSVSHYNGGMRQFGKQVYRLHNTATGPVFQVDSAETNIGKIATRRYYGADVQLKILNKWGTTELRGEFITGRQPGLASTSEVPAIEPIAEEVTIINNQPFTRKVNLPIYHRKFNGAYFYLIQDIKTNRDQIAIKYDWYDPNQEVKNREIGRPGDNTTEADIKFSTLSGGYIHNFNNNVRLTIWYDWVKNQATQLPKYSHDYKDNILTIRMMYRF
- a CDS encoding DUF4290 domain-containing protein; this translates as MIANSSFKQELLLREYGRNVQNIVSYILSIEDRAQRSRSAQLLVNLMAKLNPSIRDIQDMQQKLWNHLFVMSDGKLDVDCPYPLSAMEYLNDKPSHMEIPRDIPKYKHYGKNVEHLINKAIEIKDKDEQDAAIISLGKLMKTLYRTYNKDSITDEIILNNIRELSGGKLNMDLARIEANNLFEVSAKAAHQNSSSNNNNNNNRKKMQDNKQQQRKKQQ
- a CDS encoding ATP-dependent helicase, producing MDYLKLLNESQRAAVLHTDGPVMIIAGAGSGKTRVLTYRIAHLISKGVDPFNILSLTFTNKAAKEMRHRIEKVIGNEAKNIWMGTFHSVFAKILRSEAPKIGYPSNFTIYDTDDSKTLIRNIVKEMNLDEKLYKPGMVLGRISAAKNKLITVAQYRQDATIQADDEAAMRPKIGEIYQAYQSRCFKAGAMDFDDLLFNTNVLFKDHVDALNKYQNIFKYVMVDEYQDTNYSQYLITRKLAAKNRNICVVGDDAQSIYAFRGADIQNILNYERDYPELEVFKLEQNYRSTKNIVYAANSVIKNNKAQLRKDVFTDNEEGPLIEVLKANSDNEEGKLVANAIFEEKMNNHLSYEDFAILYRTNAQSRAMEEALRKMNIKYRIIGGLSFYQRKEIKDLIAYLRLTVNPNDEQALRRVINYPKRGIGDTTIEKIIVSANETNHTIWEVVSNAKSFLTGRVAAPIEDFATKIKSFAIMAEHQDAFEVAKHIAKQSGIVEELYADKSIEGLARYENIQELLNGIKEFVDDPEKEDKSLSAFLQDIALITDADKQQDDGSEYVTMMTIHSAKGLEFRNVHIVGMEENLFPSQMMLTTRADLEEERRLFYVAITRAEKRLTLSYATSRYQWGNLRACEKSRFIDEIDPRFLNFQYGEGPGVFDKVLKRKSNLIPATPVAKKATNYVPPADFVPSDTANLQAGMRVEHPKFGFGVVSKMDTQGNSTKAIIEFEEAGEKTLLLSFAKLRIHE
- the murA gene encoding UDP-N-acetylglucosamine 1-carboxyvinyltransferase — translated: MACFEVIGGNKLKGEIIPQGAKNEALQILCAVLLTSETVTISNVPDIRDVNKLIQILADLGVKVEKKDASTYTFTADDINLDYLKTEQYAAQGRALRGSVMIMGPMLARFGVCALPKPGGDKIGRRPMDTHFNGLKKLGATFNYDSQDSFFQITAPNKLKGAYMLLDEASVTGTANIVMGAVLAEGTTTIYNAACEPYLQQLCRMLVRMGAKINGIGSNLLVIEGVEKLGGTEHRMLPDMIEIGSFIGLAGMTGSEITIKDAQIQELGIIPDTFRRLGIQMEFRGDDIYIPAQDSYEIDTYIDGSILTIADAIWPGFTPDLISVALVTATQAKGTVLIHQKMFESRLFFVDKLIDMGAQIILCDPHRATVIGHNRKVSLRGINMTSPDIRAGVALLIAALSAEGKSVIENVEQIDRGYQYIDKRLNAIGADIRRL